In the genome of Gloeotrichia echinulata CP02, one region contains:
- a CDS encoding exonuclease has translation MLSIGSAAYTADKQLIATFMANLETLPGAQGDPKTMIWWSEQPEAWVACRANTKPPAEVMQSYHSWLVALPGKPIFVGYPAVFDFMFVYWYLIKFVGDSPFKHSALDIRSYAMAYLKQNYSDSGKDNLPAAWLEDLPLTHIALDDAIQQGKLFCNLLQANLQH, from the coding sequence ATGCTTAGTATTGGCTCGGCGGCGTATACCGCAGACAAGCAATTAATTGCCACTTTTATGGCTAATTTGGAAACCTTACCAGGGGCACAAGGAGACCCCAAAACCATGATCTGGTGGTCAGAACAGCCAGAGGCCTGGGTCGCCTGTCGAGCCAATACTAAGCCCCCTGCAGAGGTCATGCAGTCCTATCACTCGTGGCTTGTGGCTTTACCAGGTAAACCGATTTTCGTTGGTTATCCAGCCGTTTTTGACTTTATGTTTGTGTACTGGTACTTAATAAAGTTTGTGGGCGATAGCCCATTTAAGCATTCAGCATTGGATATCCGCTCATATGCAATGGCATACCTGAAACAAAACTACAGCGATTCGGGTAAGGACAATCTACCTGCTGCTTGGTTAGAGGATCTGCCATTAACCCATATTGCCCTAGATGATGCTATCCAGCAAGGGAAGTTATTCTGCAATCTGTTGCAAGCGAATCTACAGCATTAA